In Leptolyngbya sp. NIES-2104, the genomic window GATCGGGAGTACTAATCGGCTCATGATGCGTCCATCGTCGAGTTTGTAAAGGTTGAATTCCGATCCCATTTGTTGCATCAAAGCTTGACAGATGGCGAGATGAAGTCCGGGCGGTTTGTCTAATGTTGTCGGAGCAAGGAGATCCACGGCACGTCCGGCTTCAAGTTCTTCGATCAGTCGCGGCTCGATCGTGCCATCGTCAGTGATTGCAATTTCCATCCATTCAACATCGATCTGCCGACACCAAATATCAATCCGTCCGCCTGGGTTGGCTCTTTGACAAGCGATCAGTAGCAATTCATACAGCACCAATTCGATCTTGGTAATGTCCCCGAAAATCATCGGATTGATTTCATGGTGAACTTGTGACCAGAGTTGCCGCTGTTTCAGTAAATGTTCAACTCGATCGAGTGCTCTTCTCACGAGTCCAATCATCTGCACCGTCTCGTTTCTGACCGTGAGTTGCCATTGTTCATCACGAATCACTTGGCGCACAGGTTCGATCGCGTCATCAATTTGGCGGACAAATTGAGCTTGTCTGGCATCGTTTTGTGCCAGTTCACTCAAGCGAGACGCACTGAATTTTACCGATCGATACATATCTTCTAATCGACGGTGTTTGTACCAGCTCAAACGTTCTAATCGATCGCGATCGCGTTTCAGAACTTCCGCGACGATGAGATGCCGCCGTGACCAGGCAAGCTGTGCGACCAGTGTGTTTAAAACGGTCAATTGTCGATCGAGCCACTGTCTCCCTAAACTATCTGCTACGAGTAGAATCGCAGTCGGTTCATGTTCGGGAGCCGTTCTGAGTGTGATGGCTAACAGTTGACCGATTCCGGGCGCGTTCAACCATTGACGAGTTTCGATCGGGATTTCGTCGATCGACACCGATAAAATTCCGTCATGTGCCAGAACGCGATGGAGAAAGATATCCGTCTCGATCGAGACTTTCAGAACCGGATCTATGTTGAATTTGCGCTCTTGATTCGATTGCACGATTCGTCCAACTCGTCGCCCTGCTGACCAAGCCACCAAAACCGCCATCGGTGCTTCTAAAAGTTGAGCAATGTACTGCAATGCAGATTTTTCCAACAGATCCAAATGCTGCGTTTGCTGGATCGTATTCAATCCCCATTGAATGGTTTGGTAAATCTTTTGCTGTTGGTCGTTTTGCTGCTGGAGTCGCCACTGTCTGAGGACGATCCCGATCTGTTGAGCCGCAATTTTCGTAAATTCGCCTTCAGACTGGTTCCACGATCGGGGCGCTTCGTTTGCCAAAATTAACAAGCTTTCCACGGATTTTTCTGGAGCCGTATTGCACACTAACAGCGATCGCACTCCCATTTCGAGGAGCGGAGTCCGCCAAGCCGCAAATCGCAAATCGTCTTCCAAATTCTCAATCGCGATCGCCGTGGATTGTTTTTCCAACATTTGCCAATCGATCGGGCTGAGTGATGCAAACCAAGACGGTAACGGGCGCTTGTATTTTGGCTGAGTTTGGTATCGGACTTCAAACGCATCTTGATCTGGGTCATATGCCAAAGCTAGAACCCGATCGACTTTTAACCGCTGATTCAACAAGTTCGCGGCATTCTGAAGTGCGGTCACTCCATCGCCCGTACTATAAATCGCTTGAGCAATTTTTGCGGTTAATGCTTGATCGAGTTTGACTTGTTCGATCGTGGTTTCCATGCCTTCGAGCGGCGATACGAGTGCAAGCATCTGAGCCGCCGCTTTCATGAATTGTTTATCTTCATCCTGCCAAATCTTCGATTCGTCACTTTCCGCTGTGAGAAATCCGAGTAATTCGTTTTGATACAAAATCGGGGCAGCAATTAGCGATCGCGCTCGAATAAATTCCATGACTCGGAGCGTGATATCTGCTTTAATCAGGCTCATCGATTCTCCGATCGCGACTACTTGATCGGCTTGTAGAGCTTGATAAAAACTGCTCATTTCCTGAATGGTTAAGCCTGATGAATCGTCAATCAGTCGCGTTCCTTTCTGCGAAGTTGCTCTACGCCAGAAGTAACGACGGGTTCGCTCAAACCAATACACACTGGTACGAGCAGGTTGAACAAAATTCTGAGTTTGGTCGATCACGCGATCGAGGCGCTGCTCAAAATTTAGTAGCGATCGTAGTTCCGATAGCATTGACAACATCGGACGATCCAATTGCTTAATCTGTTGTCGCTTCCATTCTTTTTCTGCGCTTTCTAGTGTTGCTGCAAATTCACCGAGTGCGATTGAAATTAACGATTGTTCTTCGGGTCTTGGAAAGTTTCCCCACAGGCTTGAACCGACGATCGCGACTCCATAACACCGATCTTTAAACGAAATTGGAAAGACGACTGTGCCTTGAATATTCGCTTTTTCAGCAAATTTTCGCCATTCATTCGCACGTTGTTCCGCTCGTAAATCAGGCAGAGTGAGCGGATTTTGCTGAATCACGACCTGTTCGAGAATATCTCCGGGAGTCAGGGTAAATCGTTGTTTTAAGAACGGCGCATCTTTGATCGTGCTCTTACCCCCTTTGCCAAACAAGCGATGTTCTATACGATCGTATAAGCCAATCCAAACGAGATCGAACGCAAAGCAAGTCGTGAGATAGGCGTAAATGGTCTCGATCGCAACAGTGTCACCCTCTCGCAGACGTTGCAGGACGCGACTGAGGGCATTGAGTTGTTGTTCAGATTGCGTTGTCTCTTTCGAGTGACCCATGTAAATCAGCCGGGGGAATAGCTCTTCTGTGTCAGGCAGACGCGCCTACTCGTTTTTTAGAGTGCCCGGAGGAGATAGGTTTTGCACGAAATCACACAGCGCGAACACGCTTGGTGCAGCGAAGCTATCGTGGCTCAAAATGCGCTACTGTAGCGATGCTCTCTTGTTTTTACTGAATTTTTCTCCAGTGTCAGATTTTTATC contains:
- a CDS encoding GAF domain-containing sensor histidine kinase, which gives rise to MGHSKETTQSEQQLNALSRVLQRLREGDTVAIETIYAYLTTCFAFDLVWIGLYDRIEHRLFGKGGKSTIKDAPFLKQRFTLTPGDILEQVVIQQNPLTLPDLRAEQRANEWRKFAEKANIQGTVVFPISFKDRCYGVAIVGSSLWGNFPRPEEQSLISIALGEFAATLESAEKEWKRQQIKQLDRPMLSMLSELRSLLNFEQRLDRVIDQTQNFVQPARTSVYWFERTRRYFWRRATSQKGTRLIDDSSGLTIQEMSSFYQALQADQVVAIGESMSLIKADITLRVMEFIRARSLIAAPILYQNELLGFLTAESDESKIWQDEDKQFMKAAAQMLALVSPLEGMETTIEQVKLDQALTAKIAQAIYSTGDGVTALQNAANLLNQRLKVDRVLALAYDPDQDAFEVRYQTQPKYKRPLPSWFASLSPIDWQMLEKQSTAIAIENLEDDLRFAAWRTPLLEMGVRSLLVCNTAPEKSVESLLILANEAPRSWNQSEGEFTKIAAQQIGIVLRQWRLQQQNDQQQKIYQTIQWGLNTIQQTQHLDLLEKSALQYIAQLLEAPMAVLVAWSAGRRVGRIVQSNQERKFNIDPVLKVSIETDIFLHRVLAHDGILSVSIDEIPIETRQWLNAPGIGQLLAITLRTAPEHEPTAILLVADSLGRQWLDRQLTVLNTLVAQLAWSRRHLIVAEVLKRDRDRLERLSWYKHRRLEDMYRSVKFSASRLSELAQNDARQAQFVRQIDDAIEPVRQVIRDEQWQLTVRNETVQMIGLVRRALDRVEHLLKQRQLWSQVHHEINPMIFGDITKIELVLYELLLIACQRANPGGRIDIWCRQIDVEWMEIAITDDGTIEPRLIEELEAGRAVDLLAPTTLDKPPGLHLAICQALMQQMGSEFNLYKLDDGRIMSRLVLPIG